In Geobacillus kaustophilus, a genomic segment contains:
- the rpsA gene encoding 30S ribosomal protein S1 codes for MTEEMNVQVNVYEVGDIVRGKVVKLEDKQVLVEVENSKQSGIIPISELSNLHIEKPSDAVAVGDEVTAKVKKVEEGKDGEEGLLILSKRAVDAERAWEDLERKFASGETFETVIKDIVKGGLVADVGVRGFIPASLVEPHYVEDFSDYKGKTLSVKVVELDREKNRVILSHRAVVEEEQARQQKELLSRLEPGQVLDGVVRRIADFGVFVDVGGFDGLVHISQLSHTRVAHPSEVVKEGDVVKVKVLAVDPENGRLSLSIKEALPGPWEGLSEKVKPGDVVTGTVKRLASFGAFVEVFPGVEGLVHVSQIANRRIGSPHEVLKEGDVVKAKVLDVNEADHRLSLSIRALLEEEAAAPAEDYSQYTRTSETRGFQLGEVIGEQLKKLK; via the coding sequence ATGACAGAAGAGATGAATGTGCAAGTCAATGTGTATGAAGTGGGCGATATCGTCCGCGGCAAAGTGGTGAAGCTTGAGGACAAGCAAGTGCTTGTCGAGGTGGAAAACAGCAAGCAAAGCGGCATCATTCCGATCAGCGAGCTGTCGAACTTGCATATTGAAAAACCGAGCGATGCCGTCGCTGTCGGCGATGAAGTGACGGCCAAAGTCAAAAAAGTGGAAGAAGGAAAAGACGGAGAAGAAGGGTTGCTCATTTTATCGAAAAGAGCGGTGGACGCCGAGCGGGCTTGGGAAGATCTTGAGCGCAAATTTGCAAGCGGTGAAACATTTGAAACAGTCATTAAAGACATCGTCAAAGGCGGTCTTGTCGCCGATGTCGGCGTGCGCGGCTTCATCCCGGCGTCGCTTGTCGAGCCGCATTACGTCGAAGATTTTTCCGATTATAAAGGAAAAACGCTCTCCGTGAAAGTCGTCGAGCTTGACCGCGAGAAAAACCGCGTCATTTTGTCGCATCGGGCGGTCGTTGAGGAAGAACAAGCGCGGCAGCAAAAAGAACTGCTCTCCCGCCTTGAGCCGGGGCAAGTGTTGGATGGCGTCGTCCGCCGCATTGCTGATTTCGGCGTCTTTGTCGATGTCGGCGGGTTTGACGGGCTTGTACATATTTCCCAGCTTTCCCATACGCGCGTCGCTCATCCGTCGGAAGTGGTGAAAGAAGGCGATGTGGTGAAAGTGAAAGTGTTGGCCGTCGATCCGGAGAACGGGCGCCTGTCGCTGTCGATCAAAGAAGCGCTGCCGGGCCCATGGGAAGGCCTCAGCGAAAAAGTGAAACCGGGCGATGTCGTCACCGGGACGGTGAAACGGCTCGCTTCGTTCGGCGCGTTTGTGGAAGTCTTCCCAGGCGTCGAAGGATTGGTGCACGTGTCGCAAATCGCCAACCGCCGCATCGGCTCGCCGCATGAAGTGCTGAAAGAAGGCGACGTGGTGAAGGCGAAAGTGCTCGACGTCAACGAAGCGGATCACCGCCTTTCCCTCAGCATCCGCGCGTTGCTTGAGGAAGAGGCGGCCGCGCCGGCCGAGGATTACAGCCAATACACAAGAACGTCGGAAACGCGCGGCTTTCAGCTCGGCGAAGTGATTGGCGAGCAGCTGAAAAAATTAAAGTAA
- the prsW gene encoding glutamic-type intramembrane protease PrsW, whose protein sequence is MFSLISAGVAPGVALLSYFYLKDEYEAEPLSFVLRMFLFGVLLVFPIMFIQYVLTEEGIAASPAAEAFLSAALLEEFVKWFVVYFFVYDHDEFDEPYDGIVYSASVSLGFATLENILYLLANGVETAIARAFLPVSSHALFSVIMGFYFGKAKFAAKKRRYYLWASFLLPFFLHGVYDWLLLAKERWGYYMGLFMLALWWAALRKVKQAKGYARPQAVPPVKSQA, encoded by the coding sequence ATGTTTTCGTTGATTTCCGCCGGCGTCGCCCCCGGGGTGGCGCTGCTTAGTTATTTTTATTTAAAGGACGAGTATGAGGCTGAGCCGCTTTCGTTTGTGCTGCGCATGTTTTTGTTCGGCGTCTTGCTTGTGTTTCCAATCATGTTCATCCAATACGTGCTGACGGAAGAAGGGATCGCCGCGTCGCCGGCAGCCGAGGCGTTTCTTTCGGCCGCGCTCCTTGAGGAGTTTGTCAAATGGTTTGTCGTTTATTTTTTTGTGTATGACCACGACGAATTTGACGAGCCGTATGACGGCATTGTGTACAGCGCCAGCGTCTCGCTTGGGTTCGCGACGCTGGAAAACATTTTGTACTTATTGGCCAACGGAGTGGAGACGGCCATTGCCCGGGCGTTTTTGCCGGTGTCCAGTCATGCGCTCTTTTCCGTCATCATGGGGTTTTATTTCGGCAAGGCGAAGTTTGCCGCAAAAAAGCGCCGCTATTATTTATGGGCGTCTTTTTTGCTGCCGTTTTTCCTTCATGGCGTCTATGACTGGCTGCTGCTTGCCAAAGAGCGATGGGGCTATTACATGGGGTTGTTTATGCTCGCCTTATGGTGGGCGGCGTTGCGCAAAGTAAAACAAGCGAAAGGATACGCCCGCCCTCAAGCGGTGCCGCCTGTGAAAAGCCAAGCGTAA
- a CDS encoding lysophospholipid acyltransferase family protein, whose protein sequence is MTVDFYSFAKGVVKGVLTPFYRIQTIGIEQFPKEGGVLLCANHISNLDPPVIGITAPRPIRFMAKEELFRAPVVKTLVKNLHAFPVKRGMNDRQALRTGLEVLKQGEVLGIFPEGTRSKDGRLKKALPGVGFFALRTDAAVVPCAIVGPYRPFAPLKVVYGAPIDMAPLRARKASPEEAADYIMDHIRRLLEEHQRA, encoded by the coding sequence ATGACGGTGGACTTTTATTCATTCGCCAAGGGGGTCGTCAAGGGAGTGCTTACCCCTTTTTACCGCATTCAAACGATCGGGATTGAACAATTTCCAAAGGAAGGCGGCGTGCTTCTTTGCGCCAACCATATCAGCAACCTAGATCCGCCGGTCATCGGCATTACGGCGCCGCGCCCGATTCGGTTTATGGCGAAAGAAGAGCTGTTTCGCGCTCCGGTCGTGAAAACGCTCGTCAAAAACTTGCATGCCTTTCCAGTCAAGCGCGGCATGAACGACCGCCAGGCGTTGCGCACGGGTCTTGAGGTGCTGAAGCAAGGCGAAGTGCTTGGCATTTTTCCGGAAGGGACGCGCAGCAAAGACGGCCGGTTGAAAAAGGCGCTGCCCGGCGTCGGCTTTTTCGCTTTGCGCACCGATGCCGCCGTTGTCCCGTGCGCCATTGTCGGCCCGTATCGTCCGTTTGCGCCGCTTAAGGTTGTGTACGGAGCGCCGATCGATATGGCGCCGCTGCGCGCGCGGAAGGCGAGCCCAGAAGAAGCGGCCGATTACATTATGGATCATATCCGCCGGCTGCTGGAAGAGCATCAGCGAGCATGA
- a CDS encoding flagellar brake protein: MIRIGDSIRLEPSDGSARQYRSKALAVADGAVHISYPIDEQSGKTVYLWNGMQFKATFVGQDGGLYMFDTEVKGKIRDPLPMVVLAYPGEEYVVRIQRRRYVRVKANVDAAVHPSDSEFAPFVTMTVDISAGGAALLVPPAHAPLLRPGMAVELWLVLAMRSGEYHYVQTKASIVRMADDERGMAKMSVEFTDLAPQDRVRLIRYSFERQLEERKWENEQNK, encoded by the coding sequence ATGATCAGAATCGGAGATTCGATCCGGCTTGAGCCGTCGGACGGCTCAGCGCGGCAATACCGAAGCAAAGCGCTCGCCGTTGCTGACGGGGCGGTTCATATCAGCTATCCGATCGATGAACAGAGTGGAAAAACCGTTTATTTGTGGAATGGGATGCAGTTTAAAGCGACTTTTGTCGGGCAAGACGGCGGTTTATACATGTTTGATACCGAAGTGAAGGGGAAAATCCGCGATCCGTTGCCGATGGTCGTCTTGGCTTACCCGGGTGAGGAATACGTCGTGCGCATCCAGCGCCGCCGTTATGTGCGGGTGAAAGCGAATGTCGATGCAGCCGTCCATCCGTCTGACAGCGAGTTCGCCCCGTTTGTGACGATGACGGTGGATATCAGCGCCGGCGGCGCCGCCCTCCTTGTGCCGCCGGCGCACGCTCCGCTTCTTCGCCCCGGCATGGCGGTCGAGCTTTGGCTCGTGTTGGCGATGCGCTCCGGCGAATATCATTACGTGCAAACGAAGGCGTCGATTGTGCGCATGGCTGATGACGAGCGCGGCATGGCGAAAATGTCGGTGGAGTTCACAGACCTCGCCCCCCAAGACCGCGTCCGGCTCATTCGCTACAGCTTTGAACGGCAGCTTGAGGAGAGAAAATGGGAGAACGAACAGAATAAATGA
- a CDS encoding asparaginase: MTKRKVVLLTTGGTIASKRNERSGRLRAGALSGEELAAMCHLPREIEVIVESVFQLPSMHLTFSHWLELKKRIEAHFTDPSVNGIVVTHGTDALEETAYFLDLTIDDPRTIVVTGSQRAPSDLGSDVYINIRHAIYAACAEPLRGAGTVVVFNERIFAAKYVKKEHASNIQGFNAFGFGYLGIIDNDEVYVYQKPIRREYYKLVRPLPPVDIVKCYLEADGKFIKAARESGVAGIVLEGVGRGQVAPKMVDEIVKAIEAGIKVVVTTSAEEGAVYTTYDYPGSAYDLHKKGVILGSDYDAKKARIKLAVALAADAAVDGLFAY, encoded by the coding sequence GTGACGAAACGGAAAGTGGTGCTCCTGACAACCGGCGGCACGATTGCGAGCAAGCGAAACGAACGTTCCGGCCGCCTGCGGGCCGGGGCGCTAAGCGGTGAAGAACTCGCCGCGATGTGCCATTTGCCGAGGGAGATTGAGGTCATCGTTGAAAGTGTGTTTCAACTTCCGAGCATGCATTTGACGTTTTCGCATTGGCTTGAGCTGAAAAAACGGATTGAGGCGCATTTCACCGATCCATCCGTTAATGGCATCGTCGTCACTCACGGAACCGATGCGCTCGAAGAAACGGCCTATTTCCTTGATTTGACGATCGATGACCCGCGGACGATCGTCGTCACCGGTTCGCAACGGGCGCCGTCTGATTTGGGCAGCGATGTGTACATCAACATCCGTCATGCCATTTACGCCGCGTGCGCCGAGCCGTTGCGTGGGGCGGGGACGGTCGTTGTGTTCAATGAACGCATTTTTGCCGCGAAATACGTGAAAAAAGAACACGCCTCGAACATTCAAGGATTCAACGCTTTCGGTTTCGGCTATTTAGGCATCATTGACAACGATGAGGTGTACGTGTACCAAAAGCCGATCCGACGCGAATATTACAAGCTTGTGCGCCCGCTTCCACCCGTGGACATTGTGAAATGCTACTTGGAGGCGGACGGCAAGTTCATTAAAGCGGCTCGAGAAAGCGGCGTCGCTGGCATTGTGCTCGAAGGGGTCGGCCGCGGGCAAGTGGCGCCAAAAATGGTCGATGAAATCGTCAAAGCCATCGAAGCAGGGATCAAAGTCGTTGTGACGACGAGCGCCGAGGAAGGGGCGGTGTATACAACGTACGATTACCCCGGCAGCGCCTACGATTTGCATAAGAAAGGGGTTATTCTTGGCAGCGACTACGATGCGAAAAAGGCGCGCATCAAGCTCGCTGTCGCTCTTGCTGCCGACGCCGCCGTTGATGGCTTGTTCGCTTATTAG
- a CDS encoding capping complex subunit for YIEGIA, translated as MTHEKMILAVITMNGGRVAGGAPIFICQTKEEMEQIAANLEAILDGIAHEVAEGLLIIVKH; from the coding sequence ATGACGCATGAAAAAATGATTTTGGCCGTCATTACGATGAACGGCGGGCGCGTCGCCGGCGGCGCGCCAATCTTTATTTGCCAAACAAAAGAGGAAATGGAACAGATCGCCGCGAATTTAGAGGCGATTTTGGATGGCATCGCCCATGAAGTGGCGGAGGGGCTTCTTATTATCGTCAAACATTAG
- a CDS encoding YIEGIA family protein, protein MNEYTFPILYGVAAGVLTRLYLLRTDYRQYPTYLHGRTIHIALGAIAAGLGTVAVPAIMEKEFAAITFLALAASQFRDVRNMERNTLNELDQYELVPRGKTYIEGIAIVFEGRNYLVIFVSFLSTLFYLVWDIWAALAASIIGLMVARRFMSGSRLKDIADVQYVKPRFEGAGLYVDNIYIMNIGLPARREEILRYGMGFILTPKNFNARTTIANLGQRQAILHDVSTALGIYRDSGTPALVPLAKRDLNDGRVGIFILPQVEDAEKAKAVIENVPVLESAIRMPKKRRWKRKGGSGDDA, encoded by the coding sequence GTGAACGAATACACGTTTCCGATTTTATACGGTGTTGCCGCTGGGGTGTTGACGCGGCTGTATTTGTTGCGCACCGATTACCGGCAATATCCGACCTACTTGCATGGGCGGACGATCCATATCGCCTTAGGAGCGATTGCTGCTGGCTTGGGCACGGTCGCCGTGCCGGCGATTATGGAAAAAGAGTTCGCAGCGATCACGTTTTTGGCCTTGGCCGCCTCACAATTTCGCGACGTGCGCAATATGGAGCGCAATACGTTGAACGAGTTGGATCAGTATGAGCTGGTGCCGAGAGGAAAAACATACATCGAAGGCATCGCGATTGTGTTTGAAGGGCGGAACTATTTAGTCATTTTCGTCTCCTTTTTATCGACGCTCTTTTATTTAGTATGGGACATTTGGGCCGCGCTTGCCGCCAGTATCATCGGCCTTATGGTGGCGCGGCGGTTTATGAGCGGAAGCCGGCTGAAAGACATTGCCGACGTCCAATATGTCAAGCCGCGTTTTGAAGGAGCAGGGTTGTATGTTGACAACATCTATATCATGAACATCGGCTTGCCGGCGCGGCGCGAAGAAATTTTGCGCTATGGGATGGGATTTATTTTAACGCCGAAAAATTTCAACGCTCGCACGACGATCGCCAATCTTGGGCAGCGGCAGGCGATTTTGCATGATGTATCGACCGCCCTCGGCATTTACCGCGACTCCGGAACGCCAGCGCTCGTGCCGCTCGCCAAGCGCGATTTGAACGACGGGCGCGTCGGCATTTTCATTTTGCCGCAAGTCGAGGATGCCGAGAAGGCGAAGGCTGTTATCGAAAACGTGCCGGTGCTTGAGAGCGCCATCCGCATGCCGAAGAAACGGCGATGGAAGCGGAAAGGGGGGAGCGGCGATGACGCATGA
- the cmk gene encoding (d)CMP kinase, which produces MKRRISIAIDGPAAAGKSTVAKRIARRLSYVYIDTGAMYRALTYRALVCGVDIHDEQALLLLLRDTSIELKPSPHGQIVLVNGEDVTDIIRNEAVTNAVSLVAKHPLVREEMVARQRALAEGGGVVMDGRDIGTHVLPNAEVKIFLKASVEERARRRHEENLARGFPSDLEKLKEEIARRDRLDSERETAPLRKAPDAVEIDTTSLSVEEVVERIMEIVNERIG; this is translated from the coding sequence ATGAAACGACGAATCAGCATTGCGATCGACGGACCCGCCGCGGCGGGGAAAAGCACGGTCGCCAAACGGATCGCTAGGCGGCTTTCCTACGTATACATCGATACCGGCGCCATGTACCGCGCGCTGACGTATCGGGCGCTTGTATGCGGCGTTGACATCCATGATGAGCAAGCGCTCTTGTTGTTGCTTCGCGATACATCGATTGAGCTCAAGCCGTCGCCGCACGGACAAATTGTCCTCGTCAATGGCGAAGACGTCACCGACATCATCCGCAACGAGGCGGTGACGAATGCGGTGTCGCTTGTCGCGAAGCATCCGCTTGTACGCGAGGAGATGGTCGCCCGCCAGCGCGCCTTGGCGGAAGGGGGCGGCGTCGTCATGGACGGGCGTGATATCGGAACGCATGTGCTGCCGAACGCAGAAGTGAAAATTTTCCTGAAAGCTTCGGTCGAGGAGCGGGCGCGGCGCCGGCATGAGGAAAATCTCGCACGCGGCTTTCCGTCCGATCTTGAAAAGCTGAAAGAAGAGATCGCCCGCCGCGACCGGCTCGATTCGGAACGAGAGACAGCCCCGCTTCGCAAGGCGCCGGATGCGGTGGAAATCGACACGACATCGCTGTCAGTTGAGGAAGTGGTGGAGCGGATTATGGAGATTGTCAACGAAAGGATTGGATGA
- the sleB gene encoding spore cortex-lytic enzyme, which translates to MARKWVLFIALAVWTCMYPSDHASAFSPQVIQRGAVGDDVIELQARLQYLGFYNGKIDGVFGWRTYWALRNFQYEYGLPVDGLAGSETKRKLVNASKYYEQFVKEQIRQGNDFTHYGGIPLSQQVKKRGGGSGGSVRAAKTTASNVPKGFSQNDIRLMANAVYGEARGEPYIGQVAVAAVILNRLEHPSFPDTVAGVIFQPGAFTAVADGQIWLTPNETAKKAVLDAINGWDPTGGAIYYFNPATATSSWIWSRPQIKRIGNHIFCK; encoded by the coding sequence ATGGCAAGGAAATGGGTTCTATTCATCGCATTGGCTGTTTGGACATGCATGTACCCATCAGACCATGCTTCCGCGTTTTCCCCGCAAGTGATTCAGCGCGGAGCAGTTGGCGATGATGTCATTGAACTGCAGGCGCGGCTGCAATACCTTGGGTTTTACAACGGCAAAATTGACGGCGTGTTTGGCTGGCGAACGTATTGGGCGCTGCGCAATTTCCAATACGAATACGGCTTGCCGGTCGATGGACTAGCCGGATCGGAGACGAAACGGAAGCTTGTGAACGCTTCAAAATATTACGAGCAGTTTGTGAAAGAGCAAATCCGCCAAGGAAACGATTTCACCCATTACGGCGGCATTCCGCTCAGCCAGCAGGTGAAAAAACGCGGCGGCGGTTCAGGGGGTTCAGTGCGGGCGGCGAAAACGACGGCGTCGAACGTGCCGAAAGGGTTTTCTCAAAACGATATTCGGCTGATGGCGAACGCCGTTTACGGGGAAGCGCGCGGGGAGCCTTATATCGGGCAAGTGGCTGTTGCCGCCGTTATTTTAAACCGGCTCGAGCATCCGTCATTTCCGGACACGGTCGCCGGGGTGATCTTTCAGCCCGGCGCATTCACCGCGGTCGCCGATGGGCAAATTTGGCTGACGCCGAACGAAACAGCAAAAAAAGCGGTGCTGGATGCGATCAACGGCTGGGACCCGACCGGGGGAGCGATTTACTACTTCAACCCGGCCACGGCGACGAGTTCATGGATTTGGAGTCGCCCGCAAATCAAGCGGATTGGAAACCATATTTTTTGCAAATAA
- a CDS encoding YpzI family protein produces the protein MGKDRQEKKLKQSRRVESDRDQSLSYKGAARLDTPEEAREQNRH, from the coding sequence GTGGGAAAAGACCGCCAAGAAAAGAAGCTGAAACAGTCGCGGCGCGTCGAATCAGACCGCGATCAATCGCTCTCCTATAAAGGAGCGGCCCGGCTTGATACACCAGAAGAAGCGCGGGAACAGAATCGCCATTAA
- the der gene encoding ribosome biogenesis GTPase Der produces the protein MANPVVAIVGRPNVGKSTIFNRIVGERISIVEDVPGVTRDRIYSQAEWLNHSFYLIDTGGIDIGDEPLLVQIRQQAEIAIDEADAIIFMTNGRDGVTAADEEVAKLLRRSNKPVVLAVNKIDNPEMRDLIYDFYALGFGEPYPISGAHGTGLGDLLDAVVRHFPKGGGQEYEEDVIKFCLIGRPNVGKSSLVNAILGEERVIVSDIAGTTRDAVDTSFVREGQKYVIIDTAGMRKRGKIYESTEKYSVLRALRAIERSDVVLVVLNAEEGIIEQDKKIAGYAHEAGRGVILVVNKWDAIEKDDKTMVEFERKIRDHFPFLDYAPILFVSAKTKQRLHKLLPLVRLVSDNHAMRVQTNVLNEVIMDAVAMNPTPTHNGRRLKVYYMTQVAVKPPTFVAFVNDPELMHFSYERFLENRIRDAFGFEGTPIKIIARPRK, from the coding sequence ATGGCAAATCCAGTCGTGGCCATTGTCGGCCGTCCCAATGTAGGAAAATCGACGATTTTCAACCGCATTGTCGGGGAACGCATTTCCATCGTCGAAGACGTGCCTGGAGTGACGCGCGACCGCATTTACAGCCAGGCTGAATGGCTGAACCATTCGTTTTATTTGATCGATACCGGCGGCATTGACATTGGCGACGAGCCGCTGCTTGTGCAAATTCGCCAGCAGGCGGAAATCGCCATCGATGAGGCAGATGCCATCATCTTTATGACGAACGGCCGGGACGGTGTGACTGCGGCTGATGAAGAGGTGGCCAAGCTGCTCCGCCGGTCGAATAAGCCGGTTGTGCTCGCGGTGAACAAAATCGACAATCCGGAAATGCGTGATTTGATTTACGACTTTTACGCTCTCGGTTTTGGGGAGCCGTATCCGATTTCCGGAGCTCATGGGACAGGGCTTGGCGATTTGCTTGATGCTGTCGTCCGCCATTTCCCGAAAGGCGGTGGGCAGGAGTATGAAGAAGACGTCATTAAGTTTTGCCTCATTGGCCGGCCGAATGTCGGCAAATCGTCGCTTGTCAACGCAATTTTAGGTGAGGAGCGGGTCATCGTCAGCGACATCGCCGGTACGACGAGGGACGCCGTCGACACCTCGTTTGTGCGCGAAGGGCAGAAATATGTTATCATTGATACGGCAGGGATGCGCAAGCGAGGAAAAATTTACGAAAGCACGGAAAAATATAGCGTCTTGCGCGCGTTAAGGGCCATTGAGCGCTCGGACGTCGTGCTTGTTGTGTTAAACGCTGAGGAAGGCATCATCGAGCAGGACAAAAAAATCGCCGGATACGCGCATGAAGCGGGTCGCGGTGTCATTCTTGTCGTCAATAAATGGGATGCGATCGAAAAGGACGACAAAACGATGGTCGAATTTGAGCGGAAGATTCGCGACCATTTTCCGTTTTTGGACTATGCGCCGATTTTGTTCGTATCGGCGAAAACGAAGCAGCGGCTGCATAAGCTCTTGCCGCTCGTCCGGCTTGTGAGCGACAATCATGCGATGCGCGTCCAGACCAATGTGCTCAATGAAGTCATCATGGATGCGGTGGCGATGAATCCGACGCCGACGCATAACGGCCGGCGTTTGAAAGTTTATTACATGACGCAAGTTGCCGTCAAACCGCCGACGTTTGTCGCGTTTGTCAACGATCCGGAACTGATGCATTTTTCATATGAACGGTTTTTGGAAAACCGCATCCGCGATGCATTCGGCTTTGAAGGCACGCCGATTAAAATCATCGCCCGCCCGCGGAAATAA
- a CDS encoding YpfB family protein, which produces MKRIEQLLWKLVVIQTICLLIAQWLVLYTKAPLYIGKVYEYEGVAKPEKTKTVETAVDR; this is translated from the coding sequence ATGAAACGGATCGAACAGCTGTTGTGGAAGCTTGTCGTCATCCAGACGATTTGCCTGTTGATCGCCCAATGGCTTGTGTTGTACACGAAAGCGCCCTTGTATATCGGCAAGGTGTACGAATACGAGGGGGTAGCCAAGCCGGAAAAAACGAAAACAGTCGAAACGGCCGTCGACCGTTGA
- the ypeB gene encoding germination protein YpeB codes for MVRYLLIAALVVAVVGTGYWGYREHQEKNAILIHAENNYQRAFHDLAYQIDLLHDKLGATLAMNSHASLSPALAEVWKIASEAHSDVGQLPLSLLPFNKTQEFLSKIGEFSYRTAVRDLEKEPLTEEEHKTLEALYKSAGAIRQELRNVQHLVLENNLRWMDVELALATNDEKGDNIIIDGLKAVEKNVDTFSSSSEFGPSFIGLANEEKGFVRAKGRPISKAEAKRTAREFLGLKGTENIKVTESGKGADERFYSLTIHDPKTKGDIYMDVTKNGGYPIWALNSRPVGKPKIGLYEAANRGMAFLKRHKFTGFELYDSMQYDNVAMLTFVKNENGVRIYPEAIQMKVALDNGHVVGFTARDYLSSSIPRPLPKPTLTVEAAKKKLNPHLKVMEERQAVIMNDLQKPVLCYEFLGTLGDETYQLFINAATGLEEKVEKLESVEPNYR; via the coding sequence ATGGTGCGATACTTACTGATTGCAGCGCTTGTCGTCGCTGTCGTCGGCACCGGCTACTGGGGCTACCGCGAGCATCAGGAAAAAAACGCGATCTTAATTCATGCGGAAAACAATTACCAGCGCGCGTTCCACGATTTAGCCTACCAGATCGATTTGCTGCATGACAAGCTTGGAGCGACGCTGGCGATGAATTCGCACGCCTCATTGTCGCCGGCGCTCGCCGAAGTGTGGAAAATCGCGTCTGAAGCTCATTCCGATGTCGGCCAACTGCCGCTGTCGCTTTTGCCGTTTAACAAGACGCAAGAGTTTTTATCGAAAATCGGCGAGTTCAGCTACCGGACGGCCGTGCGCGATTTGGAAAAAGAGCCGTTGACCGAAGAAGAGCACAAGACGCTCGAGGCGCTGTACAAAAGCGCCGGCGCGATCCGCCAAGAATTGCGCAACGTGCAGCATTTAGTGCTGGAAAACAATTTGCGCTGGATGGATGTCGAACTGGCGCTGGCGACGAACGACGAGAAAGGCGACAACATCATTATTGACGGCTTAAAAGCGGTGGAGAAAAATGTTGATACATTCTCAAGTTCGTCCGAGTTCGGCCCGTCGTTCATCGGTCTCGCCAATGAGGAAAAAGGCTTTGTCCGCGCGAAAGGGCGCCCCATTTCCAAAGCGGAAGCCAAACGGACCGCCCGCGAGTTTCTTGGATTAAAGGGAACAGAGAACATCAAGGTGACGGAAAGCGGCAAAGGGGCGGACGAACGGTTTTATAGTTTGACGATTCACGATCCGAAAACAAAAGGCGACATTTATATGGATGTGACGAAAAACGGCGGGTATCCGATTTGGGCGTTAAACAGCCGACCGGTCGGCAAGCCGAAGATCGGCTTGTATGAAGCGGCCAACCGCGGAATGGCGTTTTTGAAACGGCACAAGTTCACCGGCTTTGAGTTGTACGACAGCATGCAATACGATAATGTCGCCATGCTGACGTTTGTCAAAAACGAAAACGGCGTCCGCATTTACCCGGAAGCGATCCAAATGAAAGTGGCGCTTGACAACGGCCATGTCGTCGGTTTTACGGCGCGCGACTATTTGTCATCGTCCATTCCGCGTCCGTTGCCCAAACCGACGCTCACCGTCGAGGCGGCGAAGAAAAAGTTAAACCCGCATTTGAAAGTGATGGAAGAGCGCCAGGCGGTCATTATGAACGATTTGCAAAAACCGGTGCTTTGCTATGAGTTTTTAGGAACGCTTGGCGATGAAACATATCAACTGTTCATTAACGCCGCAACCGGCCTTGAAGAAAAAGTCGAGAAGCTCGAAAGCGTGGAGCCGAATTACAGATGA